One window of bacterium genomic DNA carries:
- a CDS encoding enoyl-CoA hydratase-related protein: protein MSYETLLLEIDDAGVAVVTVNRPEKMNALNAQVIEELRACFGELRRDDRVRVVILTGAGPKAFVAGADIGELAAATGPELERLSERGQSLMWSLEHLGKPVIAAVNGFALGGGCELALCCTFRYAASNAKLGLPEITLGLIPGYGGTQRLPRLVGRGQAMEMILSGGMIDAEEAVRIGLVNRVVPGDDLMKAARAAAASIAGRSAATVRYALKAVGEGANMGLDEGCRLESALFGVVGSLDDAREGCRAFLEKRKPTFKDR, encoded by the coding sequence ATGTCCTACGAGACCCTACTGCTCGAGATCGACGACGCCGGCGTGGCCGTCGTGACGGTGAACCGGCCCGAGAAGATGAACGCGCTGAACGCGCAGGTGATCGAGGAGCTGCGGGCCTGCTTCGGCGAGCTGCGGCGGGACGACCGGGTGCGCGTCGTGATCCTGACCGGCGCGGGTCCGAAGGCCTTCGTCGCCGGCGCCGACATCGGTGAGCTGGCGGCCGCCACGGGGCCGGAGCTGGAGCGCCTGTCCGAGCGCGGCCAGTCCCTGATGTGGAGCCTCGAGCACCTCGGCAAGCCCGTGATCGCGGCGGTCAACGGCTTCGCCTTGGGCGGCGGCTGCGAGCTCGCCCTGTGCTGCACCTTCCGCTACGCGGCCAGCAACGCCAAGCTCGGGCTGCCCGAGATCACGCTCGGCCTGATCCCCGGCTACGGCGGCACGCAGCGCCTGCCGCGCCTGGTGGGGCGGGGGCAGGCCATGGAGATGATCCTCTCGGGCGGGATGATCGACGCCGAGGAGGCCGTGCGCATCGGCCTGGTCAACCGCGTTGTGCCGGGCGACGACCTGATGAAGGCGGCCCGCGCCGCCGCCGCGTCGATCGCGGGGCGCTCGGCCGCGACCGTCCGCTACGCCCTGAAGGCGGTGGGCGAGGGGGCCAACATGGGCCTGGACGAGGGCTGCCGGCTCGAGTCGGCGCTCTTCGGGGTCGTCGGGTCCCTCGACGACGCGCGCGAGGGCTGCCGGGCCTTCCTGGAGAAGCGCAAGCCCACCTTCAAGGACCGCTGA
- a CDS encoding aminopeptidase, whose amino-acid sequence MKDPRHARLAEQLVRYSVRVQPGEVVYVELKGIETLDLGREIIRAATEAGGVPFWYYNDEDVSRPFVSRASQAQFERWAAFHKRIMQDADCYIAVRGSSNPFDHKDVDRDRARWYAQAYWDEVHSVRVNEKKWVVLRYPNPSMAIAAEQPTEAFEDFYFRVCGLDYARMSAAMDPLHDLLCRTDRVEIRGPGTDLRFSIKGIGAVKCDGHRNVPDGEVYSCPVRDSVEGTIAYNTATMRSGTLFRNVRFVCRAGKIVEAACDGDVAKLNEILDTDEGARHFGEFALGVNPHITAPLLDTLFDEKIGGSFHLTPGQAYPATDNGNRSAVHWDLVCIQTPQWGGGEILFDGVTVRRDGRFVLPELAGLNPENLVAAGA is encoded by the coding sequence ATGAAGGATCCGCGCCACGCCAGGCTCGCCGAGCAGCTCGTCCGCTACAGCGTCCGGGTCCAGCCCGGGGAGGTCGTCTACGTCGAGCTGAAGGGGATCGAGACCCTCGACCTCGGGCGCGAGATCATCCGCGCCGCCACCGAGGCGGGCGGCGTCCCGTTCTGGTACTACAACGACGAGGACGTCTCGCGGCCCTTCGTGAGCCGCGCCTCGCAGGCGCAGTTCGAGCGCTGGGCGGCCTTCCACAAGCGCATCATGCAGGACGCCGACTGCTACATCGCGGTCCGCGGCAGCAGCAACCCCTTCGACCACAAGGACGTGGACCGCGACCGGGCCCGCTGGTACGCGCAGGCCTACTGGGACGAGGTGCACTCGGTCCGCGTGAACGAGAAGAAGTGGGTCGTGCTGCGCTACCCCAACCCGAGCATGGCCATCGCGGCCGAGCAGCCGACCGAGGCCTTCGAGGACTTCTACTTCCGCGTCTGCGGCCTGGACTACGCCCGCATGTCGGCCGCCATGGACCCGCTGCACGACCTGCTGTGCCGCACCGACCGCGTGGAGATCCGCGGCCCGGGCACCGACCTGCGCTTCAGCATCAAGGGGATCGGGGCGGTCAAGTGCGACGGCCACCGCAACGTGCCCGACGGCGAGGTCTACTCCTGCCCGGTGCGCGACTCGGTCGAAGGCACGATCGCCTACAACACCGCGACCATGCGCAGCGGCACGCTGTTCCGCAACGTGCGCTTCGTCTGCCGCGCCGGGAAGATCGTCGAGGCGGCGTGCGACGGCGACGTCGCGAAGCTCAACGAGATCCTGGACACCGACGAGGGCGCCCGCCACTTCGGCGAGTTCGCCCTGGGCGTCAACCCCCACATCACGGCGCCCCTGCTCGACACGCTGTTCGACGAGAAGATCGGCGGCTCGTTCCACCTGACGCCCGGCCAGGCCTACCCGGCCACCGACAACGGCAACCGCAGCGCCGTGCACTGGGACCTCGTCTGCATCCAGACGCCGCAGTGGGGGGGCGGGGAGATCCTCTTCGACGGCGTCACGGTGCGCCGCGACGGGCGCTTCGTCCTGCCGGAGCTGGCGGGGCTGAATCCGGAGAACCTGGTCGCGGCGGGCGCCTAG
- a CDS encoding 3-methyl-2-oxobutanoate dehydrogenase subunit VorB — MSRKFMKGNDAIVVGALQAGCRAYYGYPITPASEIAHAASLHFPALGGTFIQAESEVAAINMVYGTAGMGIRTMTASSSPGFSLKQEGLSYIAGAELPCVVVNVSRGGPGLGNIAPEQADYFQVTKGGGHGNYRLIALAPNCAQEMCDLTVLAFDLADTYRNPVCILADGFTGQMMEPVNVPLARPVPFDHTSWCVRGDAATHRNLISSIYLESADLERHNLKLDEKYRRIARDEVRFEEYQVEDADLIVVAFGIVSRIVYSTVDQARAQGLKVGLLRPITLWPFPSDRIAELSRRDVRFLSAELSTGQMVEDVRLAVEGRAPVHFYGRCGGMVPGSEELLAEYGKILEGGRS; from the coding sequence ATGTCCAGGAAGTTCATGAAGGGGAACGACGCGATCGTCGTCGGCGCCCTGCAGGCCGGGTGCCGGGCCTACTACGGCTACCCGATCACCCCCGCCAGCGAGATCGCGCACGCGGCTTCCCTGCACTTTCCGGCCCTGGGCGGCACCTTCATCCAGGCCGAGAGCGAAGTCGCCGCCATCAACATGGTCTACGGCACCGCGGGCATGGGCATCCGCACCATGACCGCCTCGTCGAGCCCCGGCTTCTCGCTGAAGCAGGAGGGCCTGAGCTACATCGCCGGCGCCGAACTGCCGTGCGTCGTGGTCAACGTCTCACGTGGCGGGCCCGGTCTGGGCAACATCGCCCCGGAGCAGGCCGACTACTTCCAGGTCACCAAGGGCGGCGGCCACGGCAACTACCGCCTGATCGCCCTGGCGCCCAACTGCGCCCAGGAGATGTGCGACCTGACGGTCCTGGCCTTCGACCTCGCCGACACCTACCGCAACCCGGTCTGCATCCTGGCCGACGGCTTCACCGGCCAGATGATGGAGCCGGTGAACGTGCCCCTGGCCCGGCCGGTGCCCTTCGACCACACGTCCTGGTGCGTGCGCGGCGACGCGGCCACCCACCGCAACCTCATCAGCTCGATCTACCTCGAGTCCGCGGATCTGGAGCGCCACAACCTCAAGCTCGACGAGAAGTACCGGCGGATCGCGCGGGACGAAGTGCGCTTCGAGGAGTACCAGGTCGAGGACGCCGACCTGATCGTCGTCGCCTTCGGCATCGTCTCGCGCATCGTCTACTCCACCGTGGACCAGGCCCGCGCGCAGGGCTTGAAGGTCGGCCTGCTGCGGCCGATCACGCTGTGGCCGTTCCCCAGCGACCGGATCGCCGAGCTCTCGCGGCGCGACGTGCGTTTCCTGTCGGCGGAGCTGAGCACCGGCCAGATGGTCGAGGACGTGCGGCTGGCCGTCGAGGGCCGCGCGCCGGTCCACTTCTACGGCCGCTGCGGCGGCATGGTGCCGGGTTCCGAGGAACTCCTGGCCGAGTACGGCAAGATCCTGGAAGGAGGCCGGTCGTGA
- a CDS encoding acetyl-CoA carboxylase biotin carboxylase subunit translates to MGRTTITKVLVANRGEIAVRVIQGLREMGIRAVAVHSDADRTALHVMTADESYPIGPAPASASYLRGDKLIETALACGADAVHPGYGFLSENAAFARACGEAGLIFIGPRPETIELMGNKLAARRRMIDSGVPVIPGTETALRDPAAAAAAARAIGYPVLLKAAAGGGGKGMRVVREEADLAAALRRTMGEAGSAFGDDAVFLERYVEEPKHIEVQVLGDGRGGAVHLFERECSVQRRHQKVIEESPSPSLTPELRERICEAAVRTAAAVDYLGAGTVEFILSPQREFFFLEMNTRLQVEHPVTEMVTGTDLVRAQIRIARGQGLPYRQEDLRQRGWAIEFRIYAEDPARNFMPAIGRISSHVTPTGPGVRVDSGIYEGFDVPVHYDPLLAKLVVWGEDRAQAIARGRRALQEFTLHGPGHNIPFHLWALERPKFLDGTYTTNFIDERFDPAEFQDPLPQDDRTALLTAAALYEARRRELAGPAAGGADADADAGNWRRSALRAMTNHR, encoded by the coding sequence GTGGGCCGCACGACGATCACCAAGGTCCTGGTGGCCAACCGCGGCGAGATCGCCGTGCGGGTCATCCAGGGCCTGCGCGAGATGGGGATCCGCGCGGTGGCCGTCCACTCCGACGCCGACCGCACGGCCCTGCACGTGATGACCGCCGACGAGTCCTACCCCATCGGCCCGGCGCCCGCGTCCGCGAGCTACCTGCGGGGCGACAAGCTGATCGAGACCGCGCTGGCCTGCGGCGCCGACGCCGTCCATCCCGGCTACGGGTTCCTGTCCGAGAACGCCGCCTTCGCCCGGGCCTGCGGCGAGGCGGGGCTGATCTTCATCGGGCCGCGGCCCGAGACGATCGAGCTGATGGGCAACAAGCTGGCGGCCCGCCGGCGGATGATCGACAGCGGCGTGCCGGTGATCCCCGGCACCGAGACCGCGCTGCGCGACCCCGCGGCCGCGGCCGCGGCCGCCCGCGCGATCGGCTACCCGGTACTGCTGAAGGCGGCGGCCGGCGGCGGCGGCAAGGGCATGCGCGTGGTGCGAGAGGAGGCGGACCTCGCGGCCGCCCTGCGCCGCACCATGGGCGAGGCCGGCAGCGCCTTCGGCGACGACGCCGTCTTCCTGGAACGCTACGTGGAGGAGCCCAAGCACATCGAGGTGCAGGTGCTGGGCGACGGCCGCGGCGGCGCCGTCCACCTCTTCGAGCGCGAGTGCTCGGTGCAGCGCCGCCACCAGAAGGTCATCGAGGAGTCGCCCTCGCCGAGCCTGACCCCGGAGCTGCGCGAGCGCATCTGCGAGGCGGCGGTGCGCACGGCGGCCGCGGTCGACTACCTCGGGGCGGGCACCGTGGAGTTCATCCTGTCGCCGCAGCGGGAGTTCTTCTTCCTGGAGATGAACACCCGCCTGCAGGTGGAGCACCCGGTCACCGAGATGGTGACCGGCACCGACCTGGTGCGCGCCCAGATCCGCATCGCCCGCGGCCAGGGCCTCCCCTACCGCCAGGAGGACCTGCGCCAGCGCGGCTGGGCGATCGAGTTCCGCATCTACGCCGAGGACCCGGCCCGCAACTTCATGCCCGCCATCGGGCGCATCAGCTCGCACGTGACCCCCACGGGGCCCGGCGTGCGCGTCGACAGCGGGATCTACGAGGGGTTCGACGTGCCCGTCCACTACGACCCGCTGCTGGCGAAGCTGGTGGTCTGGGGCGAGGACCGCGCCCAGGCGATCGCCCGCGGCCGGCGCGCCCTGCAGGAGTTCACGCTGCACGGGCCCGGCCACAACATCCCGTTCCACCTGTGGGCGCTGGAGCGGCCGAAGTTCCTGGACGGCACCTACACCACGAACTTCATCGACGAGCGCTTCGACCCCGCCGAGTTCCAGGACCCGCTGCCGCAGGACGACCGCACCGCGCTGCTGACCGCGGCCGCGCTGTACGAGGCGCGGCGGCGCGAGCTGGCGGGCCCGGCGGCGGGCGGCGCCGACGCGGACGCGGACGCCGGCAACTGGCGCCGCAGCGCGCTGCGGGCCATGACCAACCATCGCTAG
- a CDS encoding biotin/lipoyl-containing protein, producing the protein MKKRYVLRHGGEQFTAVVARDADGRLAVQIDDGELREVDACFVQNGRALSLRVDGRMHLIDISPRGGRDGHGALEATVNGRYLELTVMDELHALALAAVAEVAGSGTVRAEIPGLVVALQAEVGRRVAPGEPLLVLEAMKMQNEIAAPVAGTVAEVAVRVGQSVNAGDVLLVIEPEVSG; encoded by the coding sequence ATGAAGAAGCGCTACGTCCTGAGGCACGGCGGCGAGCAGTTCACCGCCGTGGTCGCGCGCGACGCCGACGGCCGCCTCGCGGTGCAGATCGACGACGGCGAGCTGCGCGAGGTCGACGCCTGCTTCGTCCAGAACGGGCGCGCGTTGAGCCTGCGCGTCGACGGCCGCATGCACCTGATCGACATCTCGCCGCGCGGCGGGCGCGACGGGCACGGCGCGCTGGAGGCCACCGTCAACGGGCGCTACCTCGAGCTGACGGTGATGGACGAGCTGCACGCGCTGGCGCTGGCCGCGGTGGCCGAGGTCGCCGGCAGCGGCACGGTCCGCGCCGAGATCCCCGGCCTGGTCGTGGCGCTGCAGGCGGAGGTCGGCCGACGGGTCGCCCCGGGCGAGCCGCTGCTGGTGCTGGAAGCCATGAAGATGCAGAACGAGATCGCGGCGCCCGTGGCCGGCACCGTCGCCGAGGTGGCGGTGCGCGTCGGCCAGTCGGTCAACGCCGGCGACGTGCTGCTGGTGATCGAACCGGAAGTGAGCGGCTAG
- the mce gene encoding methylmalonyl-CoA epimerase has product MEQREFAPPAGMAGRVDHLGIAVTDLEAGIRLYAGLLGLELVAVEEVPREKLKVALLKLDRDGGPGCVELLQPLDPDSNVGRFLEKKGPGLHHVAFAAQDMDAALAACRAAGLRLLNEEPLPGAHGKQVVFLHPKDTGGVLIEICSRLP; this is encoded by the coding sequence ATGGAACAGCGCGAATTCGCCCCGCCCGCCGGCATGGCCGGCCGCGTCGACCACCTCGGCATCGCCGTCACGGACCTCGAGGCGGGGATCCGGCTCTACGCCGGCCTGCTGGGCCTCGAACTGGTCGCCGTGGAGGAGGTGCCCCGCGAGAAGCTGAAGGTCGCCCTGCTGAAGCTGGACCGCGACGGCGGCCCCGGCTGCGTCGAGCTGCTGCAGCCGCTCGACCCCGACAGCAACGTCGGCCGTTTCCTGGAGAAGAAGGGGCCCGGCCTGCACCACGTCGCGTTCGCGGCGCAGGACATGGACGCGGCCCTGGCCGCCTGCCGCGCGGCCGGCCTGCGCCTGCTCAACGAGGAACCCCTGCCCGGCGCCCACGGCAAGCAGGTGGTCTTCCTGCACCCCAAGGACACGGGCGGGGTGCTCATCGAGATTTGTAGTCGGCTCCCTTGA
- a CDS encoding acyl-CoA carboxylase subunit beta, producing MPESSADRLRQLRELRAQAQLGGGQDKIDRIHAKGRLTARERVHLLLDEGSFLETGVFVTHREPSLADQLPVGDGMITGSGRIDGRQVYVFAQDFTVFGGSMSESNALKVCRLMDQALENGCPVIGLNDSGGARIQEGVKSLAGYAEIFWRNTMASGVVPQISAIMGPCAGGAVYSPAITDFTLMVDKTSYMFVTGPNVIKMVTNEDVTSEELGGAATHTSRSGVAHLMAASDQDCLLMTRRLLGFLPQNNLEEPPRRAPADLPGRREERLDALVPDDPRKPYDMHEVIGLVVDDGDFLEIQPRYAANIICGFARLDGLPVGVVANQPKVQAGVLDIDASLKAARFIRTCDCFNVPLVTFEDVPGFLPGTDQEFGGIIKHGAKLLYAYCEATVPKLTVITRKAYGGAYDVMSSKHIRADWNVAWPAAELAVMGPEGAVNVLHRERLARSEDPDALRRELVEEYERRFANPYIAAGLGYLDDVIEPRDTRPQLIAALHTLRNKKQLLPPKKHGNIPL from the coding sequence ATGCCCGAGAGTTCCGCCGACCGGTTGAGGCAGCTGCGGGAGCTCCGCGCGCAGGCGCAGCTCGGCGGCGGCCAGGACAAGATCGACCGCATCCACGCCAAGGGCCGGCTGACCGCGCGCGAGCGCGTCCACCTGCTGCTGGACGAGGGGTCGTTCCTGGAGACCGGGGTCTTCGTCACCCACCGCGAGCCCTCGCTGGCCGACCAGCTGCCGGTCGGCGACGGCATGATCACCGGCTCGGGACGCATCGACGGCCGCCAGGTCTACGTGTTCGCGCAGGACTTCACCGTCTTCGGCGGCTCGATGAGCGAGTCCAACGCGCTGAAGGTCTGCCGGCTGATGGACCAGGCGCTGGAGAACGGCTGCCCGGTGATCGGCCTGAACGACTCCGGCGGGGCGCGGATCCAGGAGGGCGTCAAGTCGCTGGCCGGCTACGCGGAGATCTTCTGGCGCAACACCATGGCCTCGGGCGTGGTGCCGCAGATCTCGGCCATCATGGGCCCCTGCGCCGGCGGCGCGGTCTACTCGCCGGCGATCACCGACTTCACCCTGATGGTGGACAAGACCAGCTACATGTTCGTCACCGGGCCCAACGTCATCAAGATGGTGACCAACGAGGACGTGACCAGCGAGGAGCTGGGCGGCGCCGCCACCCACACCTCGCGCAGCGGCGTGGCCCACCTGATGGCCGCCAGCGACCAGGACTGCCTGCTGATGACGCGCCGGCTGCTGGGCTTCCTGCCCCAGAACAACCTCGAGGAGCCGCCGCGCCGCGCGCCCGCCGACCTGCCCGGCCGCCGCGAGGAGCGCCTCGACGCGCTGGTGCCGGACGACCCGCGCAAGCCCTACGACATGCACGAGGTGATCGGGCTGGTGGTCGACGACGGCGATTTCCTGGAGATCCAGCCGCGCTACGCGGCGAACATCATCTGCGGCTTCGCGCGCCTGGACGGCCTGCCGGTCGGCGTGGTCGCCAACCAGCCGAAGGTCCAGGCCGGCGTCCTGGACATCGACGCCTCGCTGAAGGCCGCCCGCTTCATCCGCACCTGCGACTGCTTCAACGTGCCCCTGGTGACCTTCGAAGACGTGCCCGGCTTCCTGCCCGGCACCGACCAGGAGTTCGGCGGCATCATCAAGCACGGCGCCAAGCTGCTGTACGCCTACTGCGAGGCCACGGTGCCCAAGCTCACCGTCATCACGCGCAAGGCCTACGGCGGCGCCTACGACGTGATGAGCAGCAAGCACATCCGCGCCGACTGGAACGTGGCCTGGCCGGCCGCCGAGCTGGCCGTGATGGGCCCCGAGGGCGCGGTCAACGTCCTGCACCGCGAGCGGCTGGCCCGCAGCGAGGACCCCGACGCGCTGCGGCGGGAGCTGGTCGAGGAGTACGAGCGGCGCTTCGCGAACCCCTACATCGCGGCGGGGCTGGGCTACCTCGACGACGTGATCGAGCCGCGGGACACGCGCCCGCAGCTGATCGCGGCGCTGCACACCCTGCGCAACAAGAAGCAGCTGCTCCCCCCCAAGAAGCACGGGAACATCCCGCTGTAG
- a CDS encoding ferredoxin family protein: MNDSVQATAPFIEIDAELCKGCKLCIGVCPKGVIDISEKLNGSSYHPAYYLGRDCTGCALCFYACPEPAAIKVVKP, from the coding sequence ATGAACGACTCCGTCCAGGCGACAGCTCCCTTCATCGAGATCGACGCCGAACTGTGCAAGGGCTGCAAGCTCTGCATCGGCGTCTGCCCCAAGGGCGTCATCGACATCAGCGAGAAGCTGAACGGCTCCAGCTACCATCCGGCTTACTACCTGGGACGGGACTGCACCGGTTGCGCCCTGTGCTTCTACGCGTGCCCCGAACCGGCGGCGATCAAGGTCGTCAAGCCCTGA